One Gimesia aquarii DNA segment encodes these proteins:
- the nirB gene encoding nitrite reductase large subunit NirB, with product MIQRNSEPKKNVVVIGNGMVGLRLCEQLVEKDQQQQFKIVTFCEEPRAAYDRVGLTQFFAHNDAEKLMLARQEWYSENDIDLHLADRAVSIDRQTKIVRSQKGVEIPYDKVIIATGSYPFVPEVPGIKNRGVFVYRTINDLEAIIDYAKHSKRAAVIGGGLLGLEAAKAALDLGLETHVLEFAPRLMPRQIDDAGSKILVQKIEELGVQVHLNKATDEVLGNSKVTGIRFQDGEVLDVDMIIVSAGIRPRDELARDCGLEVGERGGILVNDFLQTSDPDIYAVGEVALHSGMVYGLVSPGYQMAEVAAAHLSSIDLKFEGSDLSTKLKLMGVDVASFGDYEADPKYTKSLTFEDPFAGVYKKLVFNPDGTKLLGGILIGDASDYGNLSMLTKTDGVLPCNPHELVVGSNSGIPGGSIAEMPDEGQVCSCNNVTKGQICAAIQDEKLTSVDQVKTCTKAGSGCGGCLPLVTDLFQAEMEASGLTVNNDLCEHFEFSRTELLNIIKIKKLKTFQAVLDDCGSGAGCEVCKPTVASILASLWNEHVVDHAFLQDTNDRFLANVQRGGLYSVVPRVPGGEITPDKLIVLGNVAQEYGLYTKITGGQRVDLFGAEVHDLPAIWEKLIDAGFESGHAYGKALRTVKSCVGTTWCRYGVGDSVGFAIRLEERYRGVRAPHKIKGGVSGCVRECAEAQSKDFGLIATENGYNLYICGNGGAKPRHADLFASDLDEETCIKYLDRFLMFYIQTADKLTRTAAWLEKLEGGIDYLKEVVIEDKLGICEELEAMMQSLVDSYRCEWKEVVNNPEKRRLFNQFVNTEDHQPSIELIPQRGQQRPVDWAPDFIPMDDLKPLKKTVEDNNSQLDEQPREWVHVGTVSDFPENSGATVRYGNSQIAVFNFTSRGEWYACQQMCPHKQAMVLSRGIIGDTQGIPKVACPLHKKTFSLKNGTCLSGEQNYSVNVFKVRVDELQNVYLELPEKKVLDELLNQIECAGTH from the coding sequence GTGATTCAACGAAATTCTGAACCAAAAAAGAATGTGGTTGTCATTGGCAACGGTATGGTGGGGTTACGGCTGTGTGAACAACTGGTTGAGAAAGACCAGCAACAGCAATTTAAGATTGTAACATTCTGTGAAGAACCGCGTGCTGCATATGACCGTGTGGGATTAACACAATTTTTCGCTCATAATGATGCAGAAAAATTGATGCTGGCTCGTCAAGAATGGTATTCGGAAAATGACATCGATCTCCATTTAGCAGACCGGGCAGTCAGTATTGATCGACAAACTAAAATTGTCCGTTCCCAAAAGGGTGTTGAGATACCTTATGATAAAGTCATCATCGCAACAGGGTCCTATCCATTCGTACCAGAAGTTCCTGGAATCAAAAACCGAGGAGTCTTTGTTTATCGTACAATTAACGACTTGGAAGCGATCATAGACTACGCGAAACATTCGAAGCGAGCAGCAGTGATTGGAGGTGGACTCCTGGGCTTGGAAGCAGCAAAAGCAGCATTGGATTTGGGCCTGGAAACACATGTATTGGAGTTTGCTCCACGTTTAATGCCGCGACAAATTGATGACGCCGGTTCAAAAATTCTAGTCCAAAAAATTGAAGAGTTGGGCGTTCAGGTCCATCTGAATAAAGCCACTGATGAAGTGTTGGGAAATTCCAAAGTGACGGGGATTCGATTTCAGGATGGCGAAGTGTTGGATGTTGACATGATTATCGTCTCAGCCGGCATTCGTCCGCGCGATGAATTAGCGCGCGACTGTGGGCTCGAAGTGGGAGAACGAGGGGGAATCCTGGTCAATGATTTTCTTCAGACCTCAGATCCTGACATATATGCTGTAGGAGAAGTCGCTTTACATTCAGGAATGGTGTATGGTCTCGTTTCACCTGGATACCAAATGGCAGAGGTGGCGGCAGCTCACTTATCTAGTATCGATCTAAAATTCGAGGGAAGCGACCTTTCCACTAAGTTAAAGTTGATGGGCGTGGATGTTGCCAGCTTTGGTGATTATGAAGCCGATCCCAAATATACGAAAAGCCTCACATTTGAAGATCCTTTTGCAGGCGTCTATAAAAAATTAGTTTTTAATCCTGATGGGACGAAACTTTTGGGGGGCATCTTAATCGGTGATGCTTCCGATTATGGCAATTTGTCGATGCTGACCAAGACCGATGGTGTATTACCTTGCAACCCACATGAACTCGTCGTTGGCTCCAATAGTGGCATTCCGGGAGGTAGCATTGCAGAGATGCCAGACGAAGGGCAGGTCTGTTCTTGTAATAATGTCACAAAGGGGCAAATCTGCGCGGCAATTCAAGATGAAAAACTGACTTCAGTAGATCAGGTAAAAACATGTACCAAAGCTGGGAGTGGATGTGGGGGATGTTTGCCCCTGGTGACAGATCTATTTCAAGCAGAGATGGAAGCGTCTGGTCTTACGGTCAACAATGACCTGTGTGAGCATTTTGAATTTTCACGAACAGAACTACTCAATATTATTAAAATTAAAAAACTCAAAACATTTCAGGCAGTTCTCGATGACTGTGGTTCAGGTGCGGGATGCGAAGTCTGTAAGCCGACGGTGGCCTCGATTCTTGCCAGTTTATGGAACGAGCACGTTGTTGACCATGCATTTTTACAGGATACGAACGACCGCTTTTTGGCGAATGTGCAACGCGGTGGACTCTATTCAGTAGTGCCTCGCGTCCCCGGGGGCGAAATTACTCCAGACAAATTGATCGTTCTGGGAAATGTCGCTCAGGAATATGGCCTTTATACGAAAATCACCGGCGGACAACGCGTTGACTTATTCGGGGCGGAAGTTCATGATCTGCCTGCGATCTGGGAAAAATTGATCGACGCTGGATTTGAAAGCGGCCACGCATATGGTAAGGCGCTGCGTACTGTCAAAAGCTGTGTTGGCACAACTTGGTGTCGTTATGGAGTGGGCGACTCTGTTGGATTCGCAATACGACTGGAAGAACGCTACCGCGGAGTCCGTGCTCCACACAAAATCAAAGGAGGTGTTTCGGGGTGTGTTCGCGAATGTGCGGAAGCACAGAGTAAAGATTTTGGGCTCATCGCGACAGAAAATGGTTATAATCTCTATATCTGTGGGAACGGCGGTGCCAAACCACGACATGCCGATCTTTTTGCATCAGATCTTGATGAAGAAACTTGTATTAAGTATCTGGATCGATTTTTGATGTTTTATATTCAGACTGCGGATAAGCTAACTCGTACTGCTGCCTGGCTGGAGAAACTGGAAGGGGGAATTGACTATTTAAAAGAAGTTGTCATCGAAGATAAATTGGGGATTTGTGAAGAGCTCGAAGCCATGATGCAATCATTGGTTGATAGTTATCGTTGTGAATGGAAAGAAGTCGTTAATAACCCTGAGAAAAGAAGACTATTTAACCAGTTTGTGAATACCGAAGATCACCAACCCTCAATCGAATTGATTCCACAACGTGGGCAGCAACGCCCCGTCGACTGGGCTCCCGATTTTATTCCGATGGATGATCTCAAACCGTTGAAAAAAACTGTCGAAGATAATAATTCCCAACTAGATGAACAACCACGCGAGTGGGTCCATGTAGGAACTGTAAGCGATTTCCCAGAGAATAGTGGTGCTACTGTAAGATATGGGAATTCACAAATCGCAGTGTTTAATTTTACCAGTCGTGGTGAATGGTATGCTTGCCAGCAAATGTGTCCACATAAGCAGGCAATGGTATTATCACGCGGAATTATTGGTGATACTCAGGGCATTCCCAAAGTGGCATGTCCCTTACACAAAAAAACATTTTCTCTGAAAAATGGGACTTGTTTGAGTGGTGAGCAGAATTATTCAGTCAATGTGTTTAAAGTAAGAGTTGATGAGTTGCAGAATGTGTACTTGGAACTCCCTGAGAAAAAAGTACTAGATGAATTACTAAATCAAATAGAATGTGCTGGCACTCACTAA
- a CDS encoding ferredoxin reductase — protein sequence MVLSQQQNSKKQDEQLLALSVIEVVQEADEVRTFRLDNSKGIFPIHKPGMFAKVCLNIDGNEVWRSFSISSSPLQPEKIDLTIKRNSHGQVGNYFFEQIRPGCRLLLKGPLGRFYYDQEQYREPLVLLCAGIGITPMMSIVRYLKDLNQNRLCYLFYGARTHKDIIFDEETRQLITQMPGFHYCLTLSQPAPHWLGYCGYLNFEFMQSKVSQLLASRFFLCGPNRFNQDFEEQLLEAGVPQTLIHSEQFHKTRRPQ from the coding sequence ATGGTATTATCTCAACAACAAAATTCAAAAAAACAAGACGAACAACTTTTAGCACTGTCAGTAATTGAAGTTGTACAGGAAGCAGATGAAGTTCGGACCTTTCGATTGGATAATTCCAAAGGGATTTTTCCGATTCATAAGCCAGGCATGTTTGCCAAGGTCTGCCTTAACATTGATGGAAACGAAGTTTGGCGAAGCTTTTCAATAAGCTCATCACCATTGCAGCCGGAAAAAATTGACTTAACAATTAAACGCAATTCTCATGGACAGGTTGGAAATTATTTTTTTGAACAGATTCGTCCAGGATGCCGCCTATTGTTAAAAGGTCCTTTGGGACGATTTTATTATGACCAGGAGCAATATAGAGAACCGCTTGTGCTGTTGTGTGCCGGTATTGGAATCACTCCGATGATGAGTATTGTGCGTTACTTAAAAGATCTAAACCAAAACAGACTCTGTTACTTGTTTTATGGTGCCAGAACCCATAAGGATATTATCTTTGATGAGGAAACTCGACAGCTAATCACTCAAATGCCTGGTTTCCATTACTGTTTGACTCTTTCCCAACCAGCTCCTCATTGGTTGGGATATTGTGGATATCTCAATTTTGAGTTTATGCAATCAAAGGTTTCTCAACTTTTGGCGTCTCGTTTCTTTTTATGTGGTCCCAACCGATTTAATCAGGATTTTGAAGAACAACTTTTGGAAGCTGGAGTACCACAGACATTAATTCACAGCGAGCAATTTCATAAAACACGAAGGCCTCAATAA
- a CDS encoding DmsC/YnfH family molybdoenzyme membrane anchor subunit produces the protein MTFDVGRDNQNPIIAFDDPSSNLQSNAACSTELDLITILLKEQQSLTAIDQFSKQYDAQAIPAQSRYYSDLIPSALPQSGEQYAFEVDLDRCSGCKACVTACHSLNGLDENETWRDVGLLIGGSNQDPIYQHVTTACHHCLEPACMHACPVNAYEKDPLTGIVKHLDDQCFGCQYCTLACPYDVPKYQSHKGIVRKCDMCSQRLSDGEAPACVQACPHQAISINVVNQEQVIADSEVNQFLPAAPDPQITIPTTTYKSKKPFPRNTLPADYYSISPQHAHLPLVIMLVLTQLSVGTFLAGSALEYFFSGEKTDIMTRLYATKALLFGLLALGASTLHLGRPLYAFRGILGLKHSWLSREILAFGVFAGLAMLYAILTWISASTYPELKSWEQLTGLSVGVFGIVGILCSVMIYVFTKREFWSFESTTIKFSLTTILLGIASTWLTIFIVNWTDDSPESNLLIAQAGPLLSKALILTSIIKLGFEASIFRYLIRRQNSPLKRSALLMSGQLSNVTLARFACGLLGGILMPCFLLNQQTQPQHSLNLYIAVSILFIACLFGELLERYLFFSAVAAPRMPGVLR, from the coding sequence ATGACATTTGACGTCGGTAGAGATAACCAGAATCCAATAATCGCTTTTGATGATCCTTCGTCGAATTTACAAAGTAATGCCGCCTGTAGTACTGAATTAGATCTAATTACGATTCTCTTGAAAGAACAGCAATCTTTAACTGCCATCGATCAATTCTCAAAACAGTATGACGCTCAGGCAATACCAGCTCAGTCAAGATACTATTCTGATCTGATTCCTTCAGCGTTACCACAATCCGGGGAACAATATGCTTTTGAGGTGGATTTGGATCGCTGTTCCGGCTGTAAAGCGTGTGTGACAGCCTGCCATTCACTCAATGGACTTGATGAAAACGAAACCTGGCGTGATGTTGGTTTACTGATTGGTGGGTCGAATCAGGATCCGATTTATCAACATGTCACCACTGCTTGTCACCATTGTCTGGAGCCGGCATGTATGCATGCCTGTCCGGTAAACGCTTATGAGAAAGATCCACTGACGGGAATTGTGAAACATCTGGACGACCAGTGTTTTGGTTGTCAGTATTGTACATTAGCGTGTCCTTACGATGTTCCTAAATACCAAAGCCACAAAGGAATTGTTCGGAAATGCGATATGTGCAGTCAGCGGTTATCTGATGGTGAAGCACCCGCTTGCGTGCAAGCGTGTCCTCATCAGGCGATTTCAATTAATGTAGTCAATCAGGAACAAGTCATCGCTGATTCGGAAGTCAACCAATTTCTACCAGCGGCGCCTGATCCACAGATTACGATTCCCACAACAACCTACAAGTCGAAAAAACCGTTTCCCCGTAATACATTACCGGCAGATTATTATTCAATCAGCCCACAGCATGCTCATCTACCGTTGGTAATTATGCTGGTACTGACTCAACTTTCTGTCGGCACGTTTCTTGCAGGATCTGCTCTGGAATATTTTTTCAGTGGAGAAAAGACTGATATTATGACTCGCTTGTATGCGACAAAAGCGTTGTTGTTTGGTTTATTGGCTTTGGGAGCGAGTACACTTCACCTGGGACGACCACTTTATGCTTTTAGAGGTATTTTGGGATTAAAGCACTCTTGGTTAAGCCGAGAAATCCTTGCCTTTGGCGTTTTCGCGGGTCTGGCTATGTTGTACGCGATTCTGACTTGGATTTCAGCTTCAACTTATCCAGAACTAAAGTCTTGGGAGCAGCTTACAGGGCTATCAGTTGGTGTATTTGGAATCGTCGGAATCCTTTGTTCGGTTATGATCTATGTATTTACGAAACGTGAATTCTGGAGCTTTGAATCGACCACGATCAAGTTTTCTCTCACTACGATTCTATTGGGAATTGCTTCGACATGGTTGACGATTTTCATTGTGAATTGGACTGATGACTCTCCAGAATCTAATCTATTGATCGCTCAAGCAGGGCCGCTTCTCTCCAAGGCATTGATTCTGACATCAATCATCAAGCTTGGTTTTGAAGCTTCGATATTTCGTTATCTGATTCGTCGGCAAAACTCACCACTCAAGCGTTCGGCATTATTGATGAGTGGGCAATTGTCAAATGTGACACTCGCTCGTTTTGCATGTGGTTTATTGGGAGGGATCTTGATGCCTTGCTTTTTACTGAATCAGCAAACACAACCGCAACATAGTTTAAATCTCTACATAGCCGTCAGCATATTATTTATTGCATGTTTGTTCGGTGAATTATTGGAAAGATATCTTTTTTTCTCCGCGGTGGCAGCTCCTCGAATGCCCGGAGTATTACGATAA
- a CDS encoding molybdopterin oxidoreductase family protein: MSIINQSRLSDLIHQKEGPLTRELLLSPGGFGLGKVPEKNTPDAMTQMVCGFCGTGCNLNIHLKDGEGVCVTPTTEYPVNLGMACPKGWEALSVLKSPDRAISPLIKKSHNHWEPVDWDTALNLFTRKFKGIQQQYGTDSVAFLSTGQMVTEEMAFLGALAKFGMGMLHGDGNTRQCMASAVTAYKQSFGFDAPPFTYQDLEESDVLVFIGANPCIAHPIMWERVMRNSHEPEIVVVDPRKTETAMQATQHLQIYPKSDLTLFYGIAHILIQRGHLAEEFIQNHTEGFEEFAAHIKDYTIERVTNETGLSRTAIEHFAEIIHSGKRVSFWWTMGVNQSYQGVRTAQSLINLALMTGNIGRTGTGPNSITGQCNAMGSRLFSNTTNLLGGHDFLNAEHRSKVAETLSIPVDRIPTQNSWPYHKIIEGILAGKIKGLWVICTNPAHSWINQRQVRDILDRLDFLVVQDMYHTTETARHANLVLPAAAWGEKEGTFINAERRISRVKRVTRAPGQALSDFSIFKLIAQYWGCADMFSQWKSPEDVFQMMKQLTKGQPCDISGIKDYAAIEEQGGIQWPFPESDTKSLEQQRRLFEDGQFYHQNGRAKMIFSEPTKMPEAPNEQYPFILLTGRGTASQWHTQTRTKNSDVLRKLYPARIYVELNPQDASELSIKPNDWIFVESQRGRIKAQAFITQSVQPGQIFIPMHYEQTNQLTDAVFDPYSSQPSYKCCAVRVLKN, encoded by the coding sequence ATGTCCATCATCAATCAATCAAGGCTCAGTGATCTGATCCATCAAAAAGAAGGGCCCCTCACGCGAGAGTTATTGCTCTCTCCCGGTGGATTTGGACTAGGAAAAGTTCCTGAAAAAAACACTCCTGATGCAATGACTCAGATGGTCTGTGGGTTTTGCGGTACAGGTTGTAATTTAAATATTCATCTGAAGGACGGCGAAGGGGTTTGTGTGACTCCGACCACAGAATATCCCGTCAATTTAGGGATGGCGTGTCCCAAAGGCTGGGAAGCATTGTCTGTGCTGAAATCTCCCGACCGAGCCATTAGCCCTCTCATTAAAAAATCTCACAATCACTGGGAACCGGTCGATTGGGACACAGCCCTGAATCTCTTCACGCGAAAATTCAAAGGCATCCAACAGCAATATGGGACAGATTCAGTTGCCTTTTTGAGTACCGGCCAAATGGTTACTGAAGAAATGGCATTTTTAGGAGCGCTTGCTAAATTCGGCATGGGCATGCTTCATGGAGATGGAAATACACGACAGTGTATGGCTTCGGCGGTCACCGCATATAAGCAATCATTCGGATTCGACGCGCCGCCATTTACGTATCAGGATCTCGAAGAGTCAGACGTACTGGTATTTATCGGTGCTAATCCCTGTATTGCGCATCCGATTATGTGGGAACGCGTCATGCGAAATTCGCATGAACCAGAAATAGTGGTTGTTGATCCACGAAAAACCGAAACGGCGATGCAGGCGACTCAGCACTTACAGATTTATCCCAAATCAGACCTGACATTATTTTATGGTATCGCGCACATTCTTATCCAAAGAGGGCACCTTGCTGAAGAGTTTATTCAAAATCATACGGAAGGTTTTGAAGAATTTGCTGCGCATATCAAAGATTATACAATCGAACGGGTTACTAATGAGACAGGACTAAGTCGTACTGCCATTGAACACTTTGCAGAAATCATTCATTCCGGAAAGCGGGTTTCTTTCTGGTGGACCATGGGAGTCAATCAAAGTTATCAAGGTGTACGCACCGCTCAATCATTGATCAATCTGGCTTTGATGACGGGGAACATTGGTAGAACAGGAACTGGACCGAATTCGATTACCGGCCAATGTAACGCCATGGGGTCTCGTCTATTTAGCAACACAACCAACCTGTTGGGGGGACATGATTTTCTCAACGCAGAGCATCGTAGTAAAGTTGCTGAAACGCTTTCGATTCCAGTTGATCGTATTCCCACTCAAAACAGTTGGCCATATCATAAGATCATTGAAGGAATTTTGGCCGGTAAAATTAAAGGGCTTTGGGTCATCTGCACCAATCCAGCACATTCATGGATTAACCAGAGACAGGTACGTGACATTTTAGACCGGTTGGATTTTCTCGTGGTACAGGACATGTATCATACTACCGAAACAGCCCGTCATGCGAATTTGGTCTTACCAGCGGCTGCCTGGGGAGAGAAAGAGGGCACGTTTATTAATGCAGAACGTCGAATCAGCCGTGTCAAACGTGTCACACGTGCTCCAGGACAGGCTTTGTCTGATTTTTCGATTTTCAAATTGATCGCTCAATACTGGGGTTGTGCTGACATGTTTTCGCAGTGGAAATCACCAGAGGATGTCTTTCAAATGATGAAGCAGCTGACAAAAGGACAACCATGTGATATTTCCGGTATTAAAGATTATGCAGCGATTGAAGAGCAGGGAGGTATTCAATGGCCGTTTCCTGAGTCAGATACCAAATCCTTAGAACAACAACGTCGATTATTTGAGGATGGTCAGTTCTATCATCAAAATGGCCGTGCCAAAATGATTTTTTCCGAACCAACAAAAATGCCGGAAGCGCCAAATGAGCAATATCCTTTTATTTTGTTGACCGGTCGAGGAACAGCTTCACAATGGCACACGCAAACTAGGACGAAAAATTCTGACGTGTTGCGGAAACTCTACCCAGCGCGCATTTATGTTGAACTCAATCCACAAGATGCAAGTGAATTGTCAATCAAACCCAATGACTGGATTTTTGTGGAATCACAGCGAGGGCGTATCAAAGCACAGGCTTTTATCACACAATCTGTACAGCCGGGCCAGATTTTTATTCCCATGCATTATGAACAGACCAATCAATTGACTGATGCGGTTTTCGATCCCTATTCGAGCCAGCCCTCTTATAAATGCTGTGCCGTTCGTGTACTGAAAAATTGA
- a CDS encoding alpha/beta hydrolase, giving the protein MNLLTTRSMQLKACYCFCLLLCAMPLYAQEASSTPACISDAQQCVPYQDCTSCVTELNYWVVSSRCCVQKSNCCCPCCEFDVYHSSGGGNVTESSFETLVQSLDPNAPICIMVHGSFVKWEGALTDSYNTYFWLRNAAPNRPLNVIFFTWPSGEMPTKILPIDVNILGKRAEYNGYYLAQLISQLPEQYDISLLGHSHGARIVSSTLHLIGGGSIQGFSLNECGICIPCHSRRIRAVFAAAAINHNWLNPGQRYGCSLNCIECLVNLRNKKDRVLLFYPVLATFSRRALARTGFTYLDRRALGDCLSRVNDIDVSKCVGAGHMFPNYYSHPEIAETIVPAIYFNESH; this is encoded by the coding sequence ATGAATTTATTGACAACTCGATCCATGCAGCTGAAAGCATGCTACTGTTTCTGTTTACTCCTGTGTGCCATGCCCTTATATGCACAGGAAGCTTCTTCAACTCCGGCTTGCATTAGCGATGCACAACAATGTGTTCCGTATCAGGATTGCACTTCTTGTGTGACTGAACTCAACTACTGGGTTGTCAGTAGTCGTTGTTGTGTTCAGAAAAGTAATTGCTGTTGCCCATGCTGTGAATTTGATGTCTATCATTCCAGTGGAGGAGGAAATGTTACAGAGTCTTCATTTGAGACTTTAGTCCAATCGTTAGATCCTAATGCTCCGATTTGTATCATGGTGCATGGTAGCTTTGTGAAGTGGGAAGGAGCGCTAACAGATTCGTATAACACCTATTTTTGGCTGAGGAACGCAGCTCCAAATCGTCCGCTGAATGTGATCTTCTTCACATGGCCCAGCGGTGAGATGCCTACAAAGATACTACCAATCGATGTCAACATCCTTGGAAAGCGAGCTGAGTATAATGGGTATTATTTAGCACAATTGATTTCCCAATTGCCTGAACAGTACGACATCAGCCTGTTAGGTCATAGTCATGGTGCTCGCATCGTATCGTCAACTCTACATTTAATTGGAGGTGGTTCGATTCAAGGCTTCTCTTTGAATGAATGTGGGATTTGTATCCCTTGTCACTCGCGACGCATTCGTGCAGTATTCGCTGCCGCGGCTATTAATCACAATTGGTTAAATCCCGGGCAACGTTACGGCTGCAGTCTGAACTGCATTGAGTGCCTCGTTAACCTTCGAAACAAAAAAGACAGAGTTCTTCTCTTCTATCCCGTACTTGCCACGTTTTCACGCAGAGCATTAGCGCGTACCGGCTTCACTTATCTTGATCGACGCGCCCTTGGTGATTGTCTCAGTCGCGTGAATGATATCGATGTTTCGAAGTGTGTCGGCGCAGGCCACATGTTTCCAAACTACTATAGCCATCCAGAAATCGCGGAAACCATTGTGCCAGCAATTTATTTTAATGAGAGCCACTAG
- a CDS encoding RNA polymerase sigma factor, producing MATGNDGKLAPEIVHQLFEQHAAELRAFLTGLLRDHDFVDEVIQLTFSKALQSGNQSKEETRKGWLFKVAYHESMALLRRSKIDRKSLKNLCHTTTVYLTEKPEHRLLENENIEQVRQALSKLPENQQEVVIARIYQNKTFKEIAQEYELPLGTVLTRMRIAIKTLSKQLDNPAENR from the coding sequence TTGGCCACCGGTAACGATGGCAAGCTCGCCCCCGAGATCGTCCATCAATTATTTGAACAGCATGCTGCCGAATTGCGCGCTTTTTTAACGGGGCTCTTACGCGACCACGATTTCGTTGATGAAGTAATTCAATTAACTTTTTCCAAAGCACTGCAATCAGGCAATCAGTCAAAGGAAGAGACCAGAAAAGGTTGGTTATTTAAAGTTGCTTATCACGAATCAATGGCTTTGTTGCGTCGGAGTAAAATTGACAGGAAATCGCTGAAAAATTTGTGTCATACGACGACAGTTTATTTGACTGAAAAACCAGAGCATCGACTTTTAGAAAATGAGAATATTGAACAAGTCAGGCAAGCGCTGAGTAAATTGCCCGAAAATCAACAAGAAGTAGTGATCGCGAGGATCTACCAAAATAAAACATTCAAAGAGATTGCTCAAGAATATGAGCTTCCACTAGGTACTGTATTGACGCGTATGCGAATTGCAATCAAAACCCTGTCAAAACAACTTGATAATCCAGCAGAGAATCGTTGA